ATAAAGATCATTGAGGGGTTCTGGTACGATGCTCTGATTTTGCTGTATGTAGACAGGTACAGGGATAATGCTCAGCGATATAGCTGGAGTGTAATGTTTTTTATGCAAAAATTACCGAATATTCCAACGAGAACGGCGATGGTAAGAGAGTATCAGAAGTAGCTTCGCTGAGGGTATGCTCATTGAAAGGTGGTTTCTTTCTGAAGTTTGTAGATATAAGCAAGATTAAATACGGGATAAAATCTGCTGGTTCCCCCTCTGATTTCGCGCTATATAGTGTGTAATCAGCAAAAATAAAATGAGGAGGTACATATAAACACAGGTTTCAGAGAATATCGAGTTAATTTGAAGGAGGCGATTTCGATGAAATGCAGAAGTTTGATTGCATTGAGAGTAGCTGTAGCAGTGTTTGTAGGTCTGATAGTTATTGGTTGTCCTTCGCAAGCCATAGCGAAGCCGTCAGAGGTGATCAACTGGAAATTTCAGAGCCACCATACACCTGGAGCCCTTTCAACTGAATATGTCATTCCTCCTTTTATCGAACGGGTACGTGAGATGTCTGGCGGGAGGCTAAATATTACCTTGCACTACGCTGGAGAACTTGTAGACTACCAAGAGGTATTTCCTTCCTTACAGGCAAATATGATCCAAATGGCCAATACTAGCGGGTTGTTTTGGAGAGGTTCCATACCTGTAGGCTGGCTACAGTCGGGCAATTTGCCCCCCTTCGTCTGCCGGAGCAACGATGAATTTAACGAACTATACCATCGCAGGGGAATCGATGCTCTGATAAGAGAGGGCTTAGCTGAGCAGGGCATCCACTTCCTGGGTAATCATAATGTAGGAAACACGTACTTCTGGAGCAAAAAACCTATAAACTCAGTGGATGACCTTAAAGGGTTCAAGGTAAGGTTCTTTGGTTCCATGTCGGACACAATGGAACACTTTGGGGCCGCACCGGTTATGCTCCCTCATCCAGAGACCTATACGGCTATTGCTATGGGAACTCTTGACGGCAGTGGCACCGCTTGGTGGCTATATCGTGACCTCAAGCTCCATGAAGTATGTCCATATTTTATAGGTCCCGCGTGGCAAACTCCCCAGGGGATGGAGCTCTGGGTATCCAAAAAGGCTTGGGATGCTTTGCCAGATGATCTGAAGGCTATTGTTGAAACAGCTGCCGTTGCTTTTACAAAAGATTATGCCGATATCTGTTGGATGCAGGAGCGAGAGATGTTTAACAAGTCCTTCCCCGAGTGGGGAACCACCTACATAGAATGGGGCAAGGAAGATATAGACAGAATAACTAATGAGTTCTCGTTGCCATATTTAGATAAAATCGCCAAGGAAATTGGGCCAAAAGATCCAAGAGTTGTTAAGGGAATCGAGATTATTAAACAGTTTATGAAGGATTACGGCTACATAGATTAAGACAATTATTCAGCGGGGATTAACATCTTATTTGTTAATGTGAATGCCCAATGAGGTGAGGCGATTGAGTTTTTTAAAAACATTTATAATATTCGTTGATAATCTGAATGATTGGATGGGCAAGATTTTGGGCTTTCTTATCTATCCGACAATGTTCATATTGGTGTACGAGGTGATAATGAGGTATGCATTTAATAAACCTACGATCTGGGCTCACGATACTTCCTGCATGCTTTACGGAGCGCACTTTATTCTTGGGGGAGCCTATGCCCTTCGTTGGGGGGCATTTGTCAATGTAGAGGTGTTCTATCAGCGCTTCTCGCTTCGGACAAAAGCAGTAGTCGATCTGGTTACCTGGATGCTGTTCTACGCATTTGTGGGCATCTTGCTTTGGAAAAGCGTGCCTTGGGCTTGGGCAAGCGTGATGGTGCAGGAATACTCCAATAGCCCTTGGGGGCCCCCAGTCTGGCCAATTAAACTTACCATACCAGTGGCAGCCACCCTTGTGTTACTTCAGGGATTAACCAAAACCATCAAAGATTTCTATATAGCCGTGACCGGTCGCGAGCTATTTGCCGGAGTCGCCACCGAAGTTACTGAAGACAACTGAGGTGATACTATGGGTATAGGGCTTATTTCGATTCTCCTATTTGGCAGCATGCTTCTTTTTTTGGGGCTAGGACTTCCTGTAGCCTTTGTTCTTGGAGGACTAGCCGCCATTTTTTGGGGACCTGAATCTTTCTTTATTATTGTTGCTAGAACTTATTCAATGATGTCGACCACTACTTTGGTAGCTTGTCCCCTTTTCGTGTTGATGGCAGCAGTATTGGAACAGTCTGGTGTAGCCGAGGATATGTATGAGATGATGTATCGCTGGATGGGATCCTTGAAAGGCGGGTTGGCAGTTGGTACTGTAATAGTCTGCACCCTATTGGCCGCCATGTCGGGGATTGCCTCTACAGGTGTGGTGGTTATGGGTGTTATGGCCCTTCCCGCCATGCTTAAAAGGGGATATGATAAGTCATTGGCGGTTGGCTGTATCTTGGCAGGAGGGGTTTTGGGCCCCCTCATACCTCCCAGCATAGTATTGGTTCTTTATGGAACTATCGCCCAAGTATCGATAGGCGGGCTCTTTGCTGGGGGGATGAGCGCAGGGTTGCTCTGTTCCTCCCTGATCATTGTTTATATATTGATAAGATGCTACTTGAATCCAAGCTTAGGTCCTCCTATACCCTATGAAGAGCGAACTAACTGGGAGGCAAAAATGACATCCCTTAAAGGCATAATTCTTCCTTTTTTACTAATAGTTTCTGTTCTGGGCTCAATTTACACTGGTATTGCTACTCCAACTGAGGCTGCCGCTGTAGGTGCGTTTGGTGCCATGGTATGTAGCGCTATCCACCGTCGCTTGAATTGGCAATTAATCAGAAACTCAGCCTACGCAACTATAAAAATCCAGGGATTTATGATGTGGATTTTGTTTTCCGCCCAAGCCTTCGCTTCTGTATACATGGGAATGGGTGCCTCCAGGTTGGTTATAGGGCTGGTTGAGAAATACGAGATCGGCTGGTGGACTATGTTGATAGCCATACAGATTGTTTGGTTTGCATTGGGCTTCGTGATTGATGCATGGAGCATCTTGATGATTACAGCTCCTATCATTCTCCCCCTTCTTCCCATTTATGGCTTTAACCCTTTGTGGTTAGGTGTTCTTTACGCTGTAAATACACAGACAGGTTACCTTACACCACCCTTTGGCACCATGTTGTTTATGATGAAAGGAATTGCTCCAAAGAGTGTAACTATGTCAGATATTTATAGCTCCGTTGTACCTTTTGTCATAACTCAATTGGTCACTTTAGCCCTTTGTATAACATTTCCTAAATTAATTACTTGGCTTCCCGAGGTTCTTTTTGGATAATACAGAAAAATAGATAGTTGATGTGACGGGGCTTGCTATAGTTGTAGGCCCCGTCAGTCCACCGTACTTTGAAGAAGTATTATCCATTCATTGTAATGGTGAGGCGTAAGCATCCGAGTTGAACCGTCGATATTAGAACATGCAAAAGCGGCGATAGTAAAAGGTTCTTCCTGGCTTAACTTTAGCAATTCGAATAACTTGCGTAGGTAAAAGTCAAAAGAACATGAGACGAAGAGAGAGGAGAGAAAGGTATGGAATTGATTTTAATTTTGACTTTAGCGGTGGTTATAGTTGCGGTTTTTATGGGAAAGCGCCAAGCGGAGGCTCATTGCGACACCCTTTCGGGGCCTGTTATAAAAGCGGCTCTGATTGCTTTTGAGCAGCAGGATGTGGCGCCGGTTCTGAAATGGATTCGCCCCGAAGATGAGCCGGAGATACGAGAAGCTTTCGACCTTTCCTGTTATGTTAGAAACCTGGGTCCCGATGCCAGAAAATTGGCCGAGAGGGCGTTTTTTGAAACTTTGATCAGGGTGCATAGGATGGGAGAAGGAGCGTCCTACGAGGGAATTAAGCCTGATAGCAGTGTGCCTCCTGTTGTTGCAAAGGCTGATGAAGCTCTCGAGTCAGGCGATGTTTCAGATTTGGCAAATCGTATTTCTAACCACGTTAAACAGACAGTTGAGAAGCGGTTCCAGCATGCATGGGAGAAAAAACAGAGTGCCGAAGAATCACCAGAGAAGGGAAGGGACTTTGTAAAAGCCTATATATCCTTCGTTCATTATGTGGAGGGAATCCATGCCATGACTATGAAAGGGCACGCACATGGTGAACATCATCACTGAGTAGGGTAGGTGAAACTTCCGCACTTTGATGTCATAATAATAGGCAAATACAAAGCGTATCAAGGAGGAGTGCATATGTCATACCGTTTTGATACTCAGTGTGTTCATTTGGGAACTCACCCTGATCCAATCACTGGAGCCCTTTCCACCCCTATTTACCAGACATCTACTTTCGCTTTCCATAACGCAGATGAAGGAGCTCGTAGGTTTAAGGGTGAGGAAGAGGGCTACATTTACACCCGCTTAGGAAATCCTAACCACACAGCCGTTGAAGAAAAGATAGCAGCCCTTGAAGGCGGGGAAGCCGCCGCGGTTGCAGCGTCAGGCATGGGAGCCATTGCTTCTGTTATGTGGACTGCCCTTTCTGCTGGAGACCATGTTATCGCTGCTAAATCTCTTTATGGATGTACTCACGCCCTGATGAACCACCAGTTCCCCCGTTTTGGCATGGAAGCTACCTTTATGGACTTAAAAGACCTTGCCGCAGTGAAAGCTGCTATGAGGCCCAATACCCGGATGATCTATTGCGAATCCCCAGCGAACCCCACCATGGAAATTGCCGATCTCGAGGGGCTGGCTCGCATCGCTCATGAAGGAAACGCCATTCTTGTAGTAGATAACACTTACTGTACTCCTGTTATTCAGCGTCCTCTTGAGTTTGGGGCTGATGTGGTGGTCCATTCTGCTACAAAGTATCTCAATGGTCACGGAGACATTATCGCTGGAGTTATTGTGGGGAGTAAGGAGTTCATTGGGCGTATCAAACTGGAAGGGCTCAAAGATCTTACCGGGGCGACATTATCTCCCTTTGATTCCTATCTCTTGCTTCGTGGGATGAAGACCCTGCACATTCGTGTACCCAGACACTGCGAAACGGCTCTTAAAGTGGCTCGCTTCCTGAACGGTTGCCCTGAAGTAGAAAAGGTCTGGTATCCCGGCCTTGATGATTTTCCTCAGAGAGAACTCGCCGATAAACAGATGAAATATTATGGAGCAATGATTGCTATGGAACTGAAAGGCGGATACGAGGCAGGGAAGAAATTCATTAACAGCACAAAGCTCTGGACCTTGGCTGTAAGCCTTGGCGATGCGGAATCTCTTGTTCAGCACCCTGCATCTATGACCCATTCGGCTCTCAGCGATGAGGAGTTGGAAAAAGCTGGCATCTCAAAGGGACTGGTTCGGCTTTCAGTAGGTCTTGAAGATGTTGAGGACCTGATTGACGATCTGAAAGAGGCTTTTGCTGTTATGTAATAATAAGGACTTTTTCCCCAGTTCGATAACAAACTACTTATGCCACTCTTGACTTATAGGCTGCGTATCACGTAAAATTTCCTTACAAGATCAGGCGGCTTTTAGTGCGGCCGGGCCTCTTTTGAGGCAGTGGGATTTCAAGACTCGCGGGACTTAGCGAAAGCTAGGCTTGCGGGTCTTTTTTTGTACCTTAAATTGTGTTTCAAGATCTCTAATATGAAAAAGCTATGAAAGCGAGGAGATGTTTTGAGTCCCAGCAAGGATATTTTCGATGCGGCTCAGGTTCCAGGTCTTGATGAAGAAGAGGCAACCCGTCGTCATATTGAGGAGGGACCGAATGAACTCCCCTCGACTAAGAAAAACAACATATTTAACATTGCCATTGAAGTAGCCCAAGAGCCAATGTTTCTTCTCCTTGTTGCCTGTGGCTCCCTTTATCTGATTCTCGGCGAGCTCCGGGAAGCGGCAATGTTGCTGGGCTTTGTCTTTCTGGTTATGGGCATAACTATTGTTCAGGAGAGAAAAACGGAGCGGGCTCTCGAAGCTCTCCGCGATTTATCGAGTCCGCGAGCTCTTGTGATAAGGGGAAGAGCTCAGCGTCGAATTCCAGGGCGGGAGGTAGTTCGCGGAGATATCATAGTGGTTTCTGAAGGAGACCGTATCCCAGCAGATGCTCGTTTGTTCGCGGCCGTGAATTTATCTGTAGATGAATCCATGTTGACTGGGGAATCAGTTGCCGTGAGGAAGCGGCCTTTGGAGGAGGCCGATGTTCAGAGAAGACCTGGAGGAGAAGACTCTCCGTATATTTATTCAGGAAGTCTTGTCGTAAATGGCAAGGGTATTGCCGAGGTAATAGGAATAGGTTTCCAAACCGAAATGGGAAAGATCGGCAAGGCCCTCCAGACATTGAAAGAAGAAGAAACACTTCTTAAGAAGGAGACGGAACGGATCGTAAAGATATTTTCAGTTTTGGGAATAGGATTGTGTTTTCTCTTGGTTCTGATTTATGGGCTGACTCGAGGTAACTGGCTGGAGGGTTTGCTAGCAGGTATAGCCCTGGCCATGGCAATCCTTCCTGAGGAATTTCCAGTTGTTCTTACCATCTTCCTAGCCATGGGGGCTTGGCGAATTTCACAAAAGGGTGTTCTTACAAGGAGGATTCCCGCCGTAGAGACTTTAGGGGCAGCTACTGTCCTATGCGTAGATAAAACAGGAACCCTTACACTGAACCAGATGAAAGTGGGCGCTCTTTGCTCGGATGGGATTTCAAAAGATCTTCAAGAAAGAAGGGAAACTTTGCCGGAAGAGCTTCACGCACTATTGGAATACGCTATTCTCGCCAGCCAAAAAGACCCCTTTGACCCAATGGAAAAAGCCATCCTTAAAGCGGGAGACGACCTATTGAAGGGAACGGAACATTTACACTATGGGTGGTCCCTTGTTCGAGAATATGCACTTACGCCGGAGCTTCTTGCCATGTCAAACGTTTGGTGTTCCCCCGAAAGGAAGGACTGGATAATAGCGGCAAAAGGGGCTCCAGAAGCAATCATGGACTTATGCCACTTGGATCCATCGATTGTCGAGCAAGTGGAGTCCAGAATTCTTCTCCTTGCGGATAATGGGCTCAGAGTACTTGGTATTGCGAGGGCCAAATTTTCTTCGGAAGAAGATTTGCCGATAGGGCAACATGATTTCAAATTTGAATTTATTGGTCTTGTGGGGCTGCTTGATCCGGTTCGCCCTGACGTTCCCAAAGCAATTCAGGAATGTTATGCCGCTGGTATTCGTACCATAATGATTACTGGAGACTACCCTGGCACGGCCAGAAATATCGCTCGAGCAATAGGGCTAAATTCACCAGACCTGGTTATTACTGGGCAGGAACTAGACTCTTTGGATGAAATTACTCTCCGAGAAAAGATCCAGACTGTCAATGTTTTTGCCCGGGTTATCCCAGAACAGAAACTGCGCATCGTAGAAGCTCTTAAGGCGAATGGAGAAATAACGGCAATGACGGGAGACGGTGTTAATGATGCTCCTGCGTTGAAAAGTGCCCATATCGGGATAGCGATGGGAGGTAGAGGGACAGATGTTGCTAGGGAATCAGCGGGCCTTGTCCTCGTAGACGACGCTTTCTCTTCTATTGCCAAAGCGGTTCGCATGGGACGACGCATATTCGATAATATCCGTAAGGCCTTGGCTTTTGTTGTTGCCGTACACGTGCCTATTGCCGGCATGTCTCTCTTGCCGGTGTTCTTTTCGGATTGGCCGATGGTTCTGCTTCCTGTCCATATAGTCTTTCTAGAACTAATTATCGACCCAACTTGCTCGGTAGTATTCGAGGCCGAGGAGGAGGAAGAGGATGTAATGCAGAGACTTCCGCGAGATCGTTCAAAGCCGCTTTTTGACATAAGAACCGTTTTGTTTGCCCTTTTTCAAGGGTTCAGTATCCTTTGTGTTGTAGCTCTTGTTTTTACAAGTTACATTAAGGCAGGGTCTTCTCCAGATAGAGCAAGGGCTCTGGCTTTTTCAACCCTTGTTTTTTCGAATCTTGCACTTATACTGACGAATCGCTCCTGGACAAAAAACGCATGGGCGTTGCTCAAGATTCCCAACAGAGCTTTCTGGAGTGTTCTGGTTGGATCGATCCTTTTTCTAGCCGCTTCTTTTGCTGTCGGGCCGTTGAAAGCAGTCTTCAAGTTTGAAACCCTCAGCGCGATGGAATTCGCTAAATGTTTCGGACTAGGCTTGGCTCTATTATTATGGTTTGAATTGATCAAGACCCTATTCGAGGAATTATGGAACATTCATAGTCGAAAAAAGCATGAGCGGCTCCTAAATCGTTAGCATTAAGATCGTAGTACTTCTTTCCCATACCTGTTGCAGGTTGAAAGAGGGGCTCCCGTATATCGGGAGCCCCTCTTCTTATGGATAGCTTCAGTGGAAGAGATGTAAAATTACCATTTTCCCATCGGAGAAAAAGGCATCTCCTGAAAAATTCGATCCCATTGAGGGCTCAACAAAGGTGATTTCTTCATAATTGGAAACAATTTTTGCTTCCAGGCAATTATCGACAAAAGTTTTCCGCTCAGTGTCAATAACTGGGTCTATCCGATGGCTCAAATGAAGCCAGTTAACCCCTTTATCAAAACTGGCTGTACCCACAAATTGAAGACTTCCATCCGAAAGACGATATCCTGTCTTCCACAAGCGGATGTGATGTCTTTGCCTTACAGAGTGCAGTTCAGTCTCTTTTTCAAAGGCTATGTCCAGAGGAACCCCATTCCAGAAAGATGGCGTAACTGGGGCCTGAGGATACGAATTGTTCAAGAGAGCGGACTTGAAGGCCTTGACAAGGGAACGGAAGGAAACGAGCTCTGCCTTCACCCAGCCAGCTTTTTCCAGAGCCGTGATAAGGTTGTTTCCGTTCTGAACGTAGATCATTAGGCTGAGAGGTTCCTGCGGAGATCCAGAGATTGTTTCGGTAAAACGGGATAAACCTCTCAATTCAAAGGGTGCCAAAGGGTCCATTGATTCTGTGAGAGCTGCGGGATGGGGAGATTCCTTGAAATAGGGAGGAACAAATGTGGCGACAATGCACAAGTATAGAAAAACTCCTGCCGTAAATAAGGCAGGGCCCCAGTACGTTTTCTTCCTTGTGGCAGGGGGGGGCATTGTTACCTCAAGTTTAGTTCTTCTGGACTTCCTCCACTCCGAGAGGCTGATGCCGATGATAAGCCAGGAAAAACCAAGCAACGCGCCAGCCAGAACATCGCTCAGGTAATGCACGCCGATATATAGACGGCTGAAACCAACAGCTGTTACAAGGAGTACCCACAGGAAAAAAAGATCAACTTTCTTTCCTCGGTCCGTTGTGCCTCGGGCAAGGGCATAGGCCAGGAAACCATAGAAAAAAGCCGAATAGGCAGTGTGTCCGCTGGGAAAGGAAAATTCCATGAGATGGGTCATGTTAAAGGGCCTTTGTCTTTGGAAAAGCCATTTCCCACCTGTTGTAAAAAATGTACAGCCTCCCAGAGTCACCCAAAATGGTGCCAGAAAATACTTTTTGTTATCCAGAAGAAGGTAGAGGGAGAAAAGAATAACGCCTCCCAGCACGATCTGCCAACTTCCCAGAAGCGTGACCTTCAGAAAGATCCACAGCAGAATGGGACTTCTGAAAGCAAGCAGGAGGGTCGCCAGTCTCTTGTCTACAGCTACAATTGGGTCTGCCGTCAGGAGATCTTCGACAACCCCGCCAAGCAATACGAGTGAATAGCCTAGTGCGAGGCACAGGATCGTCAGCGGGAATCCCTCGAAGCGTTCAGGATTGAAACGTTCCCAAAAGAAACTTGCGCACCTTGGATGTCGATCTATGAAGGTTTTTAAAAGTGGATTTCTCCCGACGCCTTCAGCAGCTGAGCAGATTATAGAGGCCAAGACTATAAACAATGGCCAGGCCCCCTTAACAACAAGAGTACGGATCAGATAAAAGATTCCAAGAAGTCCAGCTGTTGTGGCTAAGAAAAAGACCAGACGAGTGGACCAAATTCCGAGAGAAATCCAGGCATGCCGCGCGAAATAGCCAAAAAGCAGGTACGTAACCATACCAATCCCATTGGCAATCCCTGAGTATGCCACGAAATGACGAAAGGGTAATCTGGCAAAACCGGCAAGAAAAGGTAATAAAGATCCTATGGCCATGAACCGACCTGGTATCATTGCCCATAAGCCATATTTTGAGAGGTATTTCTTTCCCGCGTCTATTTTCGAAGTTAGCCGTCCGAACCTTGAAGCGAAGCGATCGCCCGCTGTCCCCAAATAATAGCTCAGGCAATATCCCCCCATGGCTCCCAGGAAGCAGAACCAGAAGGCGTCAATAGGGTCGAAATATCCATGGGCGACAAGAAAACCCACAGTTGGAAACAAAAGAACTCCTGGGATAGCCATGCCGACGAACGCCGTCGATTCCCACAGAGCAAGCGCAAGAATTATCCAGTAACCCAGTAGTCGGAAATGTTCAAGAGTTGGAAGCAGGAGATGGACTATATCCACAACCATATCCCCCCTTACTTGAAAAAGGCGCTCTTTCCAAGATCTTCTTTTATTTTAAATTATCTTTCTAAAATACAATACGGCAAATTGGTGGCTTATAACCAACTGGTTCCTTAGATGACCGCTTGCTTTTGCCGAAGATTTTCTTCACGTGAAAGGAAACTAAGCAAAGGTAAGATGTCTCAAATTTACTCTAGTCGTATGATCCTTGAACAAAGGGCGTTTAAAAGGACTTCGTCATGGGAGATAAACAGAACTGCGATACTCTTTACATGGGCTTCTTCAACGAGCATATGGGCAACTTTAGCTTGAACAGAAGGGTCAAGGCGGGAGGTTGGTTCGTCCGCTACAAGAAAGAGGGGAGAAAAAAGCAAGGCCCGAAGCAGGGCAAATCTTTGAAGTTCTCCACCAGAGAGCTGGCAAGGGTACCGATGGAGAAGTCGTTCTGAAAGTGAAGCTTTTTCCATCCCTTCCCCTAGAGCATTCCACCATTCTTTCTCCGAAGAAAGTGCGGGATGATACCCCCACCGGAAAAAATCCTCGAAAATGGTACGTATCAATCGGTTCTGGGGGAAAGAGGATCCAGGATCCTGATGAATCTTCTGAAAGTACGGGCGAAGATTCTTTTTCTTTGTTTTGGAGAGAGTGCGTATATCTTGACCCTTCCACAACACTTTTCCTCTATCGGGAACAATAAGGCCAAGCAAAATGTCGCCGAGGGTTGTTTTTCCTTTGCCAGAAGGTCCCACAAGTCCAACTACTTCCCCTTTTTTAAATGAGACTGAAAGGTGAGAGAAAAGAACAATTTGAGAACCTCCTTTTCGTAAAAAGGTCTTAGATAGGGATTGTCCTTCAACGGCAAATATGTTTTTCATCAGTGACACCAGGCCCTTTCAAGCTGAGCGAGAAGTTCGTCAGAAATAGGGTGAAGCCCTCTCTCTGGGAGGGCGTTCAACAAACCTTGGGTATAAGGATGAGAAGGATGTTGCAGTACTATTTGAGAATCTCCCGATTCAACTAGAAGTCCACTGAAGAGTACGCCAGTCTGACCTCCAATTTGCTTCGGAAGAGAAAAGTCATGGGTGATGCAGAGAAGTGTTTTGCCCGCATTTATAATTCCTTTTACGAGAGCAGTGGCATCTTCCTTTCGCGATGAATCAAGCCCTTTGGTAGGCTCATCTAAAAGGATAAATTCCGCTGGTGAGGCGAGAGCCATGGCTAAGAGAGCCCTTTGAGCCATGCCCCCAGATAACTTGCCAGGTCTTTCTCTGGAAGCTTCTTGCGTAATGCCTAGAGCAGAAAAGAGATTTTGTGTAGCGGTTCTTGCTGTATGCCGGTCCATTCCTCTCAAATGTTGGAAAACTTCCCGAACTTGTCGAAATACAGAAAGCAGAGGGTTCAGTGCAGTGGAGGGTTCCTGGGGCATAAGAAAGAGATACCGCCCCCAGAGCTTTTTAAGTTCCTTTTCCTTTACGGAGAGGAGGTTCTGTTTTTTAAGAAACACTTTTCCGCAGACAGAAAGCCTTTTAGCCAGCGTTCCTGCTATAGCCTGGGCTATGGGAGTCTTACCGCTTCCCGTTTCCCCCACCAAAAAGAAGACGCTTTCGGAGGGAATAGAAAAAGAAACGTTACGCACAAGGGGCTTATTCTCTTCATCCAAGATTGACAGGTTTTCTACACTGAGAAAAGAGGTCATAATTGAGGCCCTCCCGTTTTGTCAGTATTTTCGTTGCCAAGAAGAAGTAAAGCAAAGACAAAGAGACATATGACTCCACCTGGTAAAAAAACAACCCTGGAATCTGTTCTCATATATGCTATTCCCTCCGAGATCATGGCTCCTAATTCAGGTTCTGGAGGGGCTACTCCAATTCCCAGAAAACCAAGAGAAGATATTTCAAGAACGGCTTTCCCCCATGCAAGGGTGGCCATAACTCCCAGTGTGGGAATAAGTTTAGGAAAAACATATTTCACTAGAAGTATAGGGAGGGGAAATCCTGCAAGTTTAGCGGCTTCTACATATGGACTGACTAATATCCCTTTTAACAGTGAACGAACCATACGAAAATAGTGGGGCCATCCGGTGAAAATGAGAGCAATTATAACGGCATTGGGGCCTCCGCTTGTAAGGGCACTCAATACTATGGCCAGAATAATGCCTGGGAACGCCATGACGATGTCTGTGAGGACAAGCAGGCACTTTTCTGTCTTTTCTTTTCCACAGGCAGCGAGAGAACCAAAGAGCATACCAATAACTACAGAGCCAAATACACAGAGTGCCGAAAGATAAATGGAATTTAAGGCTCCTTGTGCCAGGCGAGCTGCAAAATCCCTTCCAAGATGGTCAGTTCCCAGAATGTGGTTTTTTGAAGGTCTTTCAAGGGTATGAAGAAGATTTTGGCTAAAAGGGTCAGAATCATGTAAAAAGAAACCTCCTAAACTAATAAAAAGAAAAGCCAAAAGGAAGATCGCCCCTTTTTTCTTTGTTGTCATAGGACGAGACCTTCTTTCTTGTCAGCAGGAGTAAAGCTGTCAGATAGCCATTCCGTAAGGGAATTTACCGTGACATAAATCCATCCGAGGAGGAGGCCGGCGCCCTGGATTGCCAGAATATCTCCAGAACGAAGGGCATCAAGGAGATGACTTCCTAATCCTGGACAGGCAAATAGAGTTTCAATAACGACAACA
This region of Aminobacterium colombiense DSM 12261 genomic DNA includes:
- a CDS encoding ATP-binding cassette domain-containing protein; its protein translation is MKNIFAVEGQSLSKTFLRKGGSQIVLFSHLSVSFKKGEVVGLVGPSGKGKTTLGDILLGLIVPDRGKVLWKGQDIRTLSKTKKKNLRPYFQKIHQDPGSSFPQNRLIRTIFEDFFRWGYHPALSSEKEWWNALGEGMEKASLSERLLHRYPCQLSGGELQRFALLRALLFSPLFLVADEPTSRLDPSVQAKVAHMLVEEAHVKSIAVLFISHDEVLLNALCSRIIRLE
- a CDS encoding ABC transporter permease yields the protein MTTKKKGAIFLLAFLFISLGGFFLHDSDPFSQNLLHTLERPSKNHILGTDHLGRDFAARLAQGALNSIYLSALCVFGSVVIGMLFGSLAACGKEKTEKCLLVLTDIVMAFPGIILAIVLSALTSGGPNAVIIALIFTGWPHYFRMVRSLLKGILVSPYVEAAKLAGFPLPILLVKYVFPKLIPTLGVMATLAWGKAVLEISSLGFLGIGVAPPEPELGAMISEGIAYMRTDSRVVFLPGGVICLFVFALLLLGNENTDKTGGPQL
- a CDS encoding ATP-binding cassette domain-containing protein gives rise to the protein MTSFLSVENLSILDEENKPLVRNVSFSIPSESVFFLVGETGSGKTPIAQAIAGTLAKRLSVCGKVFLKKQNLLSVKEKELKKLWGRYLFLMPQEPSTALNPLLSVFRQVREVFQHLRGMDRHTARTATQNLFSALGITQEASRERPGKLSGGMAQRALLAMALASPAEFILLDEPTKGLDSSRKEDATALVKGIINAGKTLLCITHDFSLPKQIGGQTGVLFSGLLVESGDSQIVLQHPSHPYTQGLLNALPERGLHPISDELLAQLERAWCH
- a CDS encoding LssY C-terminal domain-containing protein, encoding MDIVHLLLPTLEHFRLLGYWIILALALWESTAFVGMAIPGVLLFPTVGFLVAHGYFDPIDAFWFCFLGAMGGYCLSYYLGTAGDRFASRFGRLTSKIDAGKKYLSKYGLWAMIPGRFMAIGSLLPFLAGFARLPFRHFVAYSGIANGIGMVTYLLFGYFARHAWISLGIWSTRLVFFLATTAGLLGIFYLIRTLVVKGAWPLFIVLASIICSAAEGVGRNPLLKTFIDRHPRCASFFWERFNPERFEGFPLTILCLALGYSLVLLGGVVEDLLTADPIVAVDKRLATLLLAFRSPILLWIFLKVTLLGSWQIVLGGVILFSLYLLLDNKKYFLAPFWVTLGGCTFFTTGGKWLFQRQRPFNMTHLMEFSFPSGHTAYSAFFYGFLAYALARGTTDRGKKVDLFFLWVLLVTAVGFSRLYIGVHYLSDVLAGALLGFSWLIIGISLSEWRKSRRTKLEVTMPPPATRKKTYWGPALFTAGVFLYLCIVATFVPPYFKESPHPAALTESMDPLAPFELRGLSRFTETISGSPQEPLSLMIYVQNGNNLITALEKAGWVKAELVSFRSLVKAFKSALLNNSYPQAPVTPSFWNGVPLDIAFEKETELHSVRQRHHIRLWKTGYRLSDGSLQFVGTASFDKGVNWLHLSHRIDPVIDTERKTFVDNCLEAKIVSNYEEITFVEPSMGSNFSGDAFFSDGKMVILHLFH